DNA from Leptolyngbya sp. FACHB-261:
TGCCTCCCTGTTTGAGTGGAGAGCTTTGCTAGGTCTGCTCTACAATTTTGCGATATTGTCCAGCCCATCTTCTGAACTTTGACTTCAGTTCGCTCATCTGATGCTGCCTTTGAGGCCAAACTGCTCAAGCTTAACCAACGGCTAAAAGCGGCCCGTCTGGGTTTCGTGGTTGAACAGCGGGGCAACAGTCTAGTACTGCGCGGCACGCTGCCGCCCCGTCCGGGTACCGGTCGCCTGCGCCCCTACCAACAACGCCTGAGCCTGAGTCTAGCCGCCAATGCTGATGGCTTGAAACAGGCTGAGCAAGCCGCCAAAGTGATCGCAGCACAGCTGATTCAGAAGACCTTTGACTGGCAGGATTATCTGAAGTGGGGTAGCGCCCGCAACTTGGCGTTTAGCGAGCTGACTGTGCCGCAGCAGGTTGAGGCATTCGAGCGCTGGTTTTTCAACCAGCGAGGCGAGCAAGCGGCCAGCCGCAGCACTTGGGCAACGGCTTACGCGCCGTACTTGCGTCAAGTGCTCGAAGTGGCTCAAGCTCATGCGGACTTCAGTATCAGCGAGGTCATCTACAGCGCTCTGCTCAAAACGCCACCGGACAGCCGCAGCCGTCAGGTTTGCAGTACAGCACTACGCAGCTTTTGCCAATTTCTCAAGCTAGAGGTGCCCTTTGAAGTGGGCGAATCTGGTTTGGGCTATCAGCATCCCAGCCCACGCAACTTGCCGGATGACCAACTGATTATTGAGTGGTTTGAGCGCATTCCCAACCCTCAGTGGCGGTTCGTTTACGGCTTAATGGCCGCTTACGGGCTACGCAATCACGAGGTTTTCTTCTGCGACTTTGCTGAACTGCGTAATGCAGCTGTCGCCAATCCCACGGTGCAGGTTCTAACCACCACCAAGACTGGCGAACATGAAGTCTGGCCCTTCTATCCGGAATGGGTGGAGCAGTTTCAGTTGCGTTCTGGCTGCTTGCCGCCAGTCAAAACTGATCTCACCCGAACAACTCTCCAGCAAGTCGGGGCCACAGTAACCCGGCAGTTCAGGCGCTACGACCTGCCCTTCTCTCCCTATGACTTGCGCCATGCTTGGGCAGTGCGCACGATCCACTTTGGGCTTTCTGATACGGTTGCGGCTCGAATGATGGGCCACTCGGTTGCCATTCACACCCGCACCTACCACCGTTGGTTGGCCCGCCGCGACCAGCAGCAAGCGGTTGAAACAGCACTAGCACGTTCAGGACTGAAGCCCCCAGTCAAGCCCCCAATTCCGGCCGC
Protein-coding regions in this window:
- a CDS encoding site-specific integrase codes for the protein MTSVRSSDAAFEAKLLKLNQRLKAARLGFVVEQRGNSLVLRGTLPPRPGTGRLRPYQQRLSLSLAANADGLKQAEQAAKVIAAQLIQKTFDWQDYLKWGSARNLAFSELTVPQQVEAFERWFFNQRGEQAASRSTWATAYAPYLRQVLEVAQAHADFSISEVIYSALLKTPPDSRSRQVCSTALRSFCQFLKLEVPFEVGESGLGYQHPSPRNLPDDQLIIEWFERIPNPQWRFVYGLMAAYGLRNHEVFFCDFAELRNAAVANPTVQVLTTTKTGEHEVWPFYPEWVEQFQLRSGCLPPVKTDLTRTTLQQVGATVTRQFRRYDLPFSPYDLRHAWAVRTIHFGLSDTVAARMMGHSVAIHTRTYHRWLARRDQQQAVETALARSGLKPPVKPPIPAASAAVAAPEVATSEV